The Streptomyces laurentii region CGACGAACCGCCGCTGTACGACGTCACGGAATCGCCCGTGGCGCGCGCCAGCGCCTGTCACTTCTGGAAGGAGTGCCTCCATGGCTGAGGGGACGGGCGGGGCGACGGGTGGGGTGAGGGGTGGAGTGTCGGGCGGGGGGACGGGTGCGGAGGCTGTCGGCGAACCGATTCTTCGCGTCCGCGATCTTTACAAGCACTACCCGCTCACCCGCGGCATCCTCTTCAAGAAGCAGATCGGCGCGGTCCGCGCGGTCGACGGCGTCGACTTCGACCTGGCCGCCGGCGAGACCCTCGGCATCGTCGGCGAGTCCGGCTGCGGCAAGTCGACCGTCGCGAAGATGCTCGTCAACCTGGAGCGGCCGACCTCCGGCTCCATCGCGTACAAGGGCGACGACATCACCAAGCTGTCGCCGCGCGCGCTCCGCGCCGTCCGCCGCAACATCCAGATGGTCTTCCAGGACCCGTACACCTCCCTCAACCCGCGCATGACGGTCGGCGACATCATCGGCGAACCCTTCGAGATCCACCCCGAGGTCGCCCCCAAGGGCTCCCGGCGCCGCAAGGTGCAGGATCTCCTCGACGTCGTCGGCCTCAACCCCGAGTACATCAACCGCTATCCGCACCAGTTCTCCGGCGGCCAGCGCCAGCGCATCGGCATCGCCCGCGGCCTCGCCCTCCGGCCCGAGATCATCGTCGCGGACGAGCCGGTGTCCGCCCTCGACGTCTCCGTGCAGGCGCAGGTGGTGAACCTGCTCGAACGGCTCCAGGACGAGTTCGGCCTGTCGTACGTCTTCATCGCCCACGACCTGTCGATCGTGCGGCACATCTCCGACCGGGTCGCCGTCATGTACCTCGGCCGGATCGTCGAGACCGGCTCCGACGCCGAGATCTACGACCACCCGACGCACCCCTACACCCAGGCCCTGCTGTCCGCCGTGCCCGTCCCCGACCCGGCGGCCCGCGAACGCCGCGAACGCCTCATCCTCACCGGCGACGTCCCCTCCCCGGCCAACATCCCCTCCGGCTGTCGCTTCCGCACCCGCTGCTGGAAGGCCCGCGAACGCTGCGCCCTCGAAGTCCCGCTGCTCGCCGTCCCCGCCGTCTTCCGGGACACCCCGACCCCGGCCGCCCACGACTCGGCCTGCCACTTCGCGGAAGAAAAGCGTGTGGTGCCGCCTGAGACCCCTCCGCCTGAGAACCGCCCGCCGGAGTCCCGCCCGGGCGAGTGAGAGCGTGGGCGAGTGAGGGCGTGTGCCCACGCGCCCTTGTCCGGATCCGGTGCGACCGAGAGTATCGGCACCGTGACTGCAACACGTTCGGCACGCCTCGTCGGCGCCGCCTTATGCGCGGCCCTCGCCCTCGTCATCGTCGTCTGGCTGCTGCGGGACCTCGCCGTCTTCGGCCCCTCCGACGGCCTCCTCCGCGTCTGGATCGGCGACGGCGACGCCGTCGGCCACGACTTCCCCGCCACCTCGCTCGTCGACCCGCTCCTGCTCGTCGCCTACACGGCCGCCGCCGTCACGTCCCTCCGCTCCCCGCTCGCCGCACCCGTGTTCACCGTCGTCGGCGTGCTCACGATCGCGCTGCGGCTGCCCGGCCTGTGGGCCGCCGGCACCGAGACCCTGGTCACGACCGTCCTGAGCCTCGGGCTCGCCACCGGCCTCGTGGTGACCGCCGCGGCGGGCCGCCGCGTCGACCGCCTCGGCGAGTCCGGCACCGCCCGCCGCCCCCGCCGCGGGCCCTCGACCGCCGCCGGCGTGCTGTGCCTGGTCGCCGGACTGGCCCTGACCGGCTGGGAGTTGCGGCTGGCCCGGCTGCTGCCGTCCGAGTTCACGGTCGCCCGCTTCACCGGCGCGCGCACCGTGCTGCTGTCCACGCTCGCCGTACCGCCCGGCTGGCTGAACGCCGTCCTCGTCCTGCTGCTCCTGACCGCCGCGGGCCTCGCCTTCGCCCGCGCCCGGTCCACCCGGCCGCTCGGCATGGCGGCGGGACTGCTGCTCGCCGGATACGGGATCACGGGCGTCGCGGCGGCCCTGCGGCCCGCCTGGTACGTGACCGTGCCCACGCCGGTCCTCACCACCGGGCCGTACGAGCTGACGGCCCTGTACGCGCTGCTCGCCGGTGTCGCCGTCCTCGTCCTGCTCGGCGGCACCTGGCGCCCCCGCCCGTCCCGTACCGCGCGTCCCCGGGCCTGCCCCCGGCACCGCCGGCGCACCGGCCGCCGGGGTGGTGACCGGCGGCCGGGGTACCGGTCGCTACTAGCGATCCATCCCCAACGACCGCTTCAGGAAGTCGACTTGGAGCAGGAGCAGGTTCTCCGCGACCTGCTCCTGCGGAGTCATGTGGGTGACGCCGGACAGGGGCAGGACCTCGTGGGGGCGGCCCGAGGCGAGGAGGGCGGAGGAGAGACGCAGGGTGTGGGCGGCGACCACGTTGTCGTCGGCCAGGCCGTGCACGACCATCATCGGCCGGGCCGGCTCCCGGGCCTCGCTCAAACCGGCTTCCGTCACCAGGGAGTTGGCCGCGTAGACGGCCGGATCCTCGTCGGGCATGCCGAGGTACCGCTCGGTGTAGTGGGTGTCGTACAGCCGCCAGTCCGTGACCGGCGCCCCCACCACCGCCGCGTGGAAGACGTCGGGCCGGCGCAGGGCCGCGAGTCCGGCGAGGTAACCGCCGTAGGACCAGCCGCGGATCGCGACCCGGTCCAGGTCCAGCGGGAAGCGCCCGGCCAGCGCGTGCAGCGCCTCGATCTGGTCGTCGAGGGTCAGGCCGAAGTCGCGGGCGATCGACTTCTCCCACGCGGGGGAGTGGCCCGGGGTGCCGCGGCCGTCCGCGACGATCACCGCGAAGCCCTGATCGGCGAACCACTGCGACGTGAGGTACGCGTTGTGCGCGGCCAGCACCCGCTGCCCGTGCGGCCCGCCGTACGGGTCCAGGAGCACCGGCAGCGGCCCGTCGCCCTCCGACCAGGCCGACGGCAGCAGGACCGCGCACGGGATCCGCCGCTCGCCCGCCACGGTGAGCCGCGCCCGCGCCGTGAGCACCGGCTTCTGGGCGTACGAGGCGATCTCGGCGACCCGTACGCCGTCCCGCAGCACCCGCACCGCGCTGCCCGGGGCGTCGGGCCGCGCCGAGGACAGGACGGTCACCGCGCCGGACCGTACCGCCGTATGCACCCCGGGCCCGTCCGAGAGCCGTTCCACGCCTCGCTCGCCCACCCGGTACACATGGATCTCACCGGTCTCGGGATCCTCGCCGGCCCCGCGGGCCGCACCCGCAGACGCCGAGACGAGGACGTCGTCCTCGCCGACGTCGAGGACCGCCCGCACATGCAGCCGGGCGTCGGTCAGGACCCGGTCGCCGACCGCGAGGGCCCGCGCGCCGCTCTCGTCCGTGACCCGTACGAGCCGTCCGTCACGCGTCCGCGCCGGAATTCCGGCGAACAGTTCCAGCCATGTCGGATCCTTGTCCACGCGCAGTTCCGTGGTGGTCCCCGTCTCCGGGTCGACCGTCAGGTACACCTGGGTCCGCTGATCCCTCGCCTGCACGAGCAGCAGCGGAGCGCCGCCGGCCGACCAGTGGACGCGGGCCAGATACGGGAAGAGGGCCCGGTTCCACAAGACCTCGGTGCGATTTCCGGACAGATCCACGACGAAGAGCCCGACCTCCGCGTTGGGGGTCCCCGCGGCCGGATACGCCACCGGGGAAGGCTCCCGATCCGGCCGCGCCGGGTCCGCGATCCACCACCGTCGCACCGGCCGTTCGTCGACCCGCGCGACCAGCAGCCGGTCCGACCCGGGCGACCACCAGAAGCCGCGCGAGCGGTCCATCTCCTCCGAGGCGGCGAACTCCGCGAGTCCGTACGTGACCGACTCGGTGCCCTCCTCCGGCTCCGCGAGGGCCCGGTCGCCCGTGCCGTCCGTGCTGGTCAGACGCAGTGCGCCGGCCGCCGCGTAGGCCACGAACCGTCCGTCCGGCGAGGGCCGCGGGTCGATCACCGGGCCCTGGGCGGGGAGTTCGCGCGCCGTGCCGGCCCGCAGGTCCGCCGTGAACAGCCGGCCCGACAAGGCGAACGCCGCCAACTCCGCGGCCCCGTCCACCGCGTAGCCCACGATGCCCGCGGAACCCTCCCGGCTGCGCTCCCGGCGGGCCCGCTCCTCCGGCGACAACTCCTCGGCCGCGCCCGAGAGAAGAGCCTCCGGGTCGGCCACCAGACGCTCCACCGGACCGGCCGGTCCGGTCAGGTCGAGCAGCCACAAGCGGTGCGAGCGGTCCGTCCCCGCGTCCCGCTCCGAAGGAGTGTCCGAAAGTGTCTCCGAGGGCGCTCCGCCCCGAATTCCGGGCCGGAGCGGACGAAGAGCACCCGCTCGCCGTCCGGCGAGACGGTGAAAACGCGCGGGGCGCCGAGGGAGAAACGTCCCGTCCGGGCGTACTGACGGGGGAACGAAAGCGGTTCACGGGGTGAACGCGAGGGCGAAGGCAGGGGGGAAGTCATGTGACCGAAACTAGTGGCCGTGCGCCCCCTCATGCCCCCGTACACCAACCAATGCCTTGGCACGGATAGTTATGATCCGTAGCACTAGGTGGGTAGTAGACATCCACTGGCACATGCCAACCGAACGTCCGACCGAAGAAGTGTGGAGGTGAACCGCCGTGGCACTCTCGATCTCGGTGGTGGTGCTGCTGGCGATCGTCGTCTTCCTGCTGATCCGGAAATCCGGTCTCAAGGCTGGTCACGCGGCGGTCTGTGCTCTCCTGGGCTTCTATCTCGCGAGTTCGTCCATCGCCCCGTCGGTGAGCACGCTCACCACGAACGTGGCCAACATGATCGGCGGCCTCAAGTTCTGACGGGCGCGCCCCGATCCTCGTACTCCGGCCTTCACGTTCCGGTCGCGACGCCGTGACCGGGACCTTGTGACGGGAACCCCGTGGCGAGAACCTCGTGGCGGGAACTCCGTGATCGTCACGTGGCGGCCGCTTCCGTGTGATCACCGCCTCGTGATCGTTCCGACCCGGCGGCGGCGAGGCACGGCCTGCCGCTCCGCCGGGGGCACCGCCTCGTAGGCTGGAGCCATGACGGAACTCCCTGCCCGTCGTCTGCTTCTGGTGCACGCGCACCCGGACGACGAGTCGATCAACAACGGCGCCACCATGGCCAGGTATGCGGCCGAGGGTGCCCTCGTGACCCTCGTGACCTGCACCCTGGGCGAGGAAGGCGAGGTCATCCCGCCCGACCTGGCGCACCTCGCACCCGACCGGGAGAACCGGCTCGGGGAGTTCCGCGTGGGCGAACTCGCCGCCGCGATGCGCCGCCTCGGCGTCACCGACCACCGCTTCCTCGGCGGCGCGGGCCGCTTCCGCGACTCCGGGATGATGGGCGTCGAGCAGAACCACCGCCCGCACGCCTTCTGGAACACGGACGTCGACACCGCCGCCCCGTACCTGGTCGAGGTGATCCGCGAGACCCGCCCCCAGGTCCTCGTCACGTACGACCCCGACGGCGGCTACGGTCACCCCGACCACATCCAGGCCCACCGGGTCGCCACGCGCGCCGCGGAGCTGGCCGCCGACCCCGCGTACCGGCCCGATCTCGGCCCCGCGCACGCCATCGCCAAGATCTACTGGAACCGGGTCCCGCGACCGGTCGCCGAGGCCGGTTTCGCCCGCCTGCGCGCCGAGGGTTGCGCGTTCCCGGCGGAGGCCACGATCGAGGACCTCCCCGGCGTCGTCGACCCGTCC contains the following coding sequences:
- a CDS encoding peptide ABC transporter ATPase (ABC transporter signature motif;~ATP binding site [chemical binding];~ATP-binding cassette domain of nickel/oligopeptides specific transporters; cd03257;~COG4608 ABC-type oligopeptide transport system, ATPase component;~D-loop;~H-loop/switch region;~Oligopeptide/dipeptide transporter, C-terminal region; cl07097;~Q-loop/lid;~Walker A/P-loop;~Walker B;~dipeptide transporter ATP-binding subunit; Provisional; PRK11308;~identified by MetaGeneAnnotator; putative;~peptide ABC transporter ATPase [Verrucosispora maris AB-18-032]), whose protein sequence is MAEGTGGATGGVRGGVSGGGTGAEAVGEPILRVRDLYKHYPLTRGILFKKQIGAVRAVDGVDFDLAAGETLGIVGESGCGKSTVAKMLVNLERPTSGSIAYKGDDITKLSPRALRAVRRNIQMVFQDPYTSLNPRMTVGDIIGEPFEIHPEVAPKGSRRRKVQDLLDVVGLNPEYINRYPHQFSGGQRQRIGIARGLALRPEIIVADEPVSALDVSVQAQVVNLLERLQDEFGLSYVFIAHDLSIVRHISDRVAVMYLGRIVETGSDAEIYDHPTHPYTQALLSAVPVPDPAARERRERLILTGDVPSPANIPSGCRFRTRCWKARERCALEVPLLAVPAVFRDTPTPAAHDSACHFAEEKRVVPPETPPPENRPPESRPGE
- a CDS encoding collagen triple helix repeat-containing protein (identified by MetaGeneAnnotator; putative;~sequence version:1), translating into MPGAGPGTRGTGRAGAPGAAEQDEDGDTGEQRVQGRQLVRPGGEDRRGHGHVPGGPQGRRDARDPVSGEQQSRRHAERPGGPGAGEGEARGGQEQQDEDGVQPAGRYGERGQQHGARAGEAGDRELGRQQPGQPQLPAGQGQSGDQAQHAGGGRGPAAGAAGGAGLAEAVDAAARRGGHHEAGGEPEAQDGRDQGLGAGGPQAGQPQRDREHADDGEHGCGERGAEGRDGGGRVGDEQERVDERGGGEVVADGVAVADPDAEEAVGGAEDGEVPQQPDDDDEGEGRA
- a CDS encoding peptidase (Dipeptidyl peptidase IV (DPP IV) N-terminal region; pfam00930;~Esterases and lipases (includes fungal lipases, cholinesterases, etc.) These enzymes act on carboxylic esters (EC: 3.1.1.-). The catalytic apparatus involves three residues (catalytic triad): a serine, a glutamate or aspartate and a histidine.These...; cl12031;~identified by MetaGeneAnnotator; putative;~peptidase [Streptomyces pristinaespiralis ATCC25486]), translated to MWLLDLTGPAGPVERLVADPEALLSGAAEELSPEERARRERSREGSAGIVGYAVDGAAELAAFALSGRLFTADLRAGTARELPAQGPVIDPRPSPDGRFVAYAAAGALRLTSTDGTGDRALAEPEEGTESVTYGLAEFAASEEMDRSRGFWWSPGSDRLLVARVDERPVRRWWIADPARPDREPSPVAYPAAGTPNAEVGLFVVDLSGNRTEVLWNRALFPYLARVHWSAGGAPLLLVQARDQRTQVYLTVDPETGTTTELRVDKDPTWLELFAGIPARTRDGRLVRVTDESGARALAVGDRVLTDARLHVRAVLDVGEDDVLVSASAGAARGAGEDPETGEIHVYRVGERGVERLSDGPGVHTAVRSGAVTVLSSARPDAPGSAVRVLRDGVRVAEIASYAQKPVLTARARLTVAGERRIPCAVLLPSAWSEGDGPLPVLLDPYGGPHGQRVLAAHNAYLTSQWFADQGFAVIVADGRGTPGHSPAWEKSIARDFGLTLDDQIEALHALAGRFPLDLDRVAIRGWSYGGYLAGLAALRRPDVFHAAVVGAPVTDWRLYDTHYTERYLGMPDEDPAVYAANSLVTEAGLSEAREPARPMMVVHGLADDNVVAAHTLRLSSALLASGRPHEVLPLSGVTHMTPQEQVAENLLLLQVDFLKRSLGMDR
- a CDS encoding membrane protein (identified by MetaGeneAnnotator; putative;~membrane protein [Streptomyces pristinaespiralis ATCC25486]), giving the protein MALSISVVVLLAIVVFLLIRKSGLKAGHAAVCALLGFYLASSSIAPSVSTLTTNVANMIGGLKF
- a CDS encoding N-acetyl-1-D-myo-inosityl-2-amino-2-deoxy-alpha-D-glucopyranoside deacetylase mshB (N-acetyl-1-D-myo-inositol-2-amino-2-deoxy-alpha-D-glucopyranoside deacetylase; TIGR03445;~N-acetyl-1-D-myo-inosityl-2-amino-2-deoxy-alpha-D-glucopyranoside deacetylase MshB [Streptomyces venezuelae ATCC10712];~identified by MetaGeneAnnotator; putative); the protein is MTELPARRLLLVHAHPDDESINNGATMARYAAEGALVTLVTCTLGEEGEVIPPDLAHLAPDRENRLGEFRVGELAAAMRRLGVTDHRFLGGAGRFRDSGMMGVEQNHRPHAFWNTDVDTAAPYLVEVIRETRPQVLVTYDPDGGYGHPDHIQAHRVATRAAELAADPAYRPDLGPAHAIAKIYWNRVPRPVAEAGFARLRAEGCAFPAEATIEDLPGVVDPSRITAEIDGGTDLTDAGTDLADAGREPGTGSGAGSAVGGGYAARKAAAMAAHATQVTVDGPFFALSNNLGQPLFTTEYYELVRGAPGAPAGTRETDLFAGLPGLSDTDGGAAGA